A window from Syntrophorhabdales bacterium encodes these proteins:
- a CDS encoding FAD-linked oxidase C-terminal domain-containing protein, with amino-acid sequence MKEKIEQLIGECRGFLKDEQIVTDKEGMSHYCYDATEMRFMPDVVLLPFSTEEISKILKLAYTNDIPVTPQGGRTGLSGGALPVKGGVLLSLLRMNRILEIDEKNMQVVVEPGVVSADLQETLKKYNLFFPPDPSSTIESTLGGNVAENAGYTRAVKYGVTRDYIIGLEAVLPNGDVINVGGRTVKNVTGYDLVALIIGSEGTLAVVTKITAKLLPKPFLRRTCIFYLDDLVAAADLVVSVFGCGIIPCAIEFMDNTSIKCVADYLSADLRKDAAAMVLIEVDGSNQAAVDEDVKLVMATADKARGVIETKLAGSDEEAERLWRIRRETLPALKALGKDHLEADVVVPRYQLPLLARSIQESGAGKKVNIATYGHSGDGNLHVTIQYRKRNFAETEEAYELLGEIYRKTIDMGGKLSGEHGIGLTAKNYMSAQMGRTEIELMKRIKQAFDPKGLLNPQKIFPDEE; translated from the coding sequence ATGAAAGAAAAAATAGAGCAACTGATTGGAGAGTGCCGGGGTTTCCTCAAAGATGAGCAGATAGTCACGGACAAGGAAGGCATGTCCCACTACTGTTACGATGCGACCGAAATGCGCTTCATGCCTGACGTCGTGCTCCTGCCATTCTCCACTGAAGAGATATCGAAGATACTGAAGCTGGCTTACACTAACGATATACCGGTCACGCCGCAGGGTGGCAGAACAGGTCTCTCTGGAGGCGCGTTGCCCGTAAAGGGTGGTGTGCTTCTCTCCCTCCTCAGGATGAACAGGATACTGGAGATCGATGAGAAAAATATGCAGGTTGTGGTGGAGCCGGGTGTGGTTTCAGCTGATCTGCAGGAGACATTGAAAAAGTACAATCTCTTTTTTCCGCCGGACCCGTCAAGCACCATAGAGAGCACGCTCGGCGGCAATGTGGCAGAGAATGCCGGCTACACGAGAGCGGTGAAGTACGGAGTGACCAGGGACTACATTATCGGTCTTGAGGCTGTTTTGCCGAATGGCGACGTAATCAACGTGGGCGGCCGGACGGTGAAGAATGTCACAGGGTATGATCTTGTCGCGCTTATTATCGGCTCTGAGGGTACCCTTGCGGTGGTGACTAAGATTACTGCAAAGCTGCTGCCGAAACCCTTCCTTCGACGGACATGCATTTTTTATCTGGATGATCTTGTTGCAGCCGCAGACCTTGTGGTCTCGGTGTTCGGCTGCGGGATAATCCCCTGCGCTATAGAATTCATGGATAACACAAGCATTAAATGTGTTGCCGATTACCTCTCTGCGGATCTGCGCAAGGATGCGGCGGCGATGGTGCTGATCGAAGTCGACGGGAGCAATCAGGCTGCCGTGGATGAAGACGTCAAACTGGTGATGGCGACCGCTGATAAAGCCAGGGGCGTGATCGAAACCAAACTCGCCGGCAGTGATGAGGAAGCAGAACGGTTGTGGCGTATCCGGAGGGAGACCCTGCCTGCCTTAAAGGCACTCGGGAAAGATCACCTCGAGGCCGATGTCGTGGTCCCCCGGTATCAACTGCCCTTGCTTGCCCGGTCGATACAGGAGAGTGGTGCAGGAAAGAAAGTGAACATAGCGACGTACGGCCATTCAGGAGACGGGAATCTCCACGTCACGATCCAGTACAGGAAAAGAAACTTTGCTGAGACTGAGGAAGCATACGAGCTACTGGGAGAGATATACAGAAAGACTATCGATATGGGAGGAAAGCTGAGCGGCGAACACGGCATCGGGCTTACTGCGAAAAATTACATGTCTGCGCAGATGGGCAGAACCGAGATTGAGCTGATGAAACGCATTAAACAGGCCTTCGATCCTAAAGGCCTGCTTAATCCACAAAAAATATTCCCTGATGAGGAATGA
- a CDS encoding FAD-linked oxidase C-terminal domain-containing protein — translation MRKGLQQDIIKKLEDIVGENHVLKTEETLEKYSKDETLGLQAWPDAAVRVGSADEVSKVLRVANEYSIPVTPRGLGTSLSGGSVPVHGGIVLSLERMNQLLEIDQENLMAVTQPGIVTSELHRLVEEQGCFYPPDPASKDSCSIGGNVAEGSGGPRAVRYGTTKDYVCGLEAVLPSGEMMTIGGKVVKDVTGYNLCQLLVGSEGTLAIVTNIILRLIPKPKMKVDLLAPFNALAPAAEAVSAIIGEKIVPTAIEFMDNPAIRLAERYLNKKVVFNTAAAHLLVQLDGNRQEDFEHAMDVVEHIFEKFGAWDLLVAKEPEAQNRLWEARRCIFEAANRMGVIYETMDVVAPRCCVADLVKASETIAEEFRLDPLCVGHAGDGNVHVLYFKKDDMDKEEWDRTLPKASKLLYQKTLEMGGKITAEHGIGLTRKKYLRMDYTERQIDLLRGIKKTFDPKGILNPGKIFDP, via the coding sequence ATGAGAAAAGGATTACAGCAGGACATAATCAAAAAATTGGAGGACATAGTCGGGGAAAACCATGTACTGAAGACCGAAGAGACTCTGGAAAAGTACAGCAAGGATGAAACACTGGGCCTCCAGGCCTGGCCCGATGCGGCTGTGCGAGTCGGCTCGGCTGATGAAGTCTCTAAAGTACTGCGCGTGGCAAACGAATACTCAATCCCGGTGACACCGCGGGGGCTGGGCACTTCCTTGAGCGGAGGTTCAGTGCCCGTTCACGGTGGGATAGTCCTTTCCCTGGAAAGAATGAATCAGCTGCTCGAAATCGATCAGGAGAACCTGATGGCGGTCACGCAGCCCGGCATCGTTACATCCGAACTCCACCGGCTTGTGGAGGAGCAGGGCTGTTTCTATCCCCCGGACCCTGCCAGTAAGGATAGTTGCAGTATCGGGGGAAATGTCGCCGAGGGATCAGGTGGGCCCCGGGCTGTCCGTTACGGGACCACCAAAGATTATGTATGCGGCCTGGAGGCGGTTTTGCCTTCCGGAGAGATGATGACTATCGGAGGAAAGGTGGTGAAGGACGTTACCGGGTATAACCTTTGCCAACTCCTGGTAGGCTCTGAGGGCACGTTGGCCATAGTCACCAATATTATCCTTCGTCTGATCCCCAAACCCAAGATGAAAGTGGATCTGCTTGCGCCGTTCAATGCACTTGCACCCGCGGCCGAAGCTGTCTCCGCGATCATCGGAGAGAAGATTGTGCCTACTGCGATAGAGTTCATGGATAACCCCGCGATCAGGCTTGCCGAGAGGTACCTCAACAAGAAGGTCGTTTTCAATACTGCTGCCGCTCATCTGTTAGTTCAGCTTGACGGAAATCGGCAGGAGGATTTCGAGCATGCGATGGACGTGGTGGAGCACATTTTTGAAAAATTCGGCGCCTGGGATCTGCTTGTAGCAAAAGAGCCCGAGGCCCAGAACAGACTATGGGAAGCCCGCCGCTGCATCTTTGAGGCAGCCAACCGCATGGGCGTTATATACGAGACCATGGATGTGGTGGCGCCGCGCTGCTGCGTTGCAGACCTCGTGAAAGCCAGTGAAACGATAGCCGAAGAGTTTCGTCTCGACCCCTTGTGCGTGGGCCACGCGGGTGATGGAAACGTTCATGTGCTCTATTTCAAAAAAGATGACATGGACAAGGAAGAGTGGGATAGGACCCTTCCAAAAGCCAGCAAGCTGCTCTACCAGAAGACTCTTGAAATGGGCGGAAAGATAACGGCTGAGCACGGCATAGGTCTTACCAGAAAAAAATATCTGCGCATGGACTACACTGAAAGGCAGATCGATCTCTTGAGGGGGATAAAGAAGACATTTGATCCGAAGGGGATTTTGAATCCGGGAAAAATTTTCGATCCGTGA
- a CDS encoding aldo/keto reductase, translating to MLYRSLKEIPVSILGFGAMRLPLVGGTQNPTDSFDPARSIDEEETAKMVEYAIEHGVNYFDTAYNYHGGKSEMVFGKLLKPYRDRVTLATKLPVFLAKKREDFDRFLGEQLKRLQTGYLDLYLLHGLNAVTWENAKNLGVFPFLEKAVKEGRVRRVGFSFHDTFAVFKEIADAYDWTMCQIQYNYLDEVYQAGGEGIAYAASKGIGVVVMEPLRGGKLAKVPPQVQELFEASPEKRLPSELALRWVWNRPEVATVLSGMSSLEQVWENVRSAQKGTANSLSPADLLLIDQARNVYRSLLTVNCTGCAYCMPCPSGVNIPMNLSLYNDTMTFKDPTGVLVYNAFLAPEQRASACTECGECEEKCPQHVAIPEELKKVHTRLFREGGQG from the coding sequence ATGCTGTACAGGTCCCTGAAAGAGATACCCGTTTCCATCCTCGGCTTCGGCGCCATGCGCCTTCCCCTGGTCGGAGGAACGCAGAATCCGACCGATTCCTTCGATCCCGCACGATCAATCGATGAGGAAGAGACCGCGAAGATGGTCGAGTATGCTATAGAGCACGGCGTCAACTACTTCGATACGGCCTACAACTATCACGGTGGCAAGAGCGAGATGGTATTCGGCAAACTGCTGAAACCCTATCGTGACCGCGTCACTCTCGCCACGAAGCTGCCTGTGTTCCTGGCCAAGAAGCGTGAGGACTTCGACAGGTTTCTCGGTGAGCAGCTCAAACGACTCCAGACAGGCTACCTCGATCTCTATCTCCTCCACGGGTTGAATGCAGTGACGTGGGAGAACGCGAAGAACCTTGGCGTATTTCCGTTCCTTGAGAAGGCTGTGAAGGAAGGCCGCGTGCGCCGCGTGGGCTTCTCTTTTCATGACACCTTCGCCGTATTTAAGGAGATAGCAGACGCCTACGATTGGACCATGTGTCAGATCCAGTACAACTACCTGGACGAGGTATACCAAGCGGGCGGCGAAGGCATCGCGTACGCGGCATCGAAAGGCATAGGCGTTGTGGTGATGGAGCCACTCCGCGGAGGGAAGCTGGCAAAGGTACCGCCTCAAGTGCAGGAACTCTTCGAGGCGTCACCTGAAAAGAGGCTCCCTAGCGAGCTGGCGTTGCGGTGGGTCTGGAATCGCCCCGAGGTGGCAACGGTCCTTTCAGGCATGAGCAGCCTGGAGCAGGTGTGGGAGAATGTCCGCTCTGCGCAAAAAGGCACGGCAAATTCTCTCTCGCCTGCGGATTTGCTCCTCATTGACCAGGCGCGCAATGTCTATCGCAGCCTGCTTACCGTCAACTGCACGGGCTGCGCCTACTGTATGCCCTGCCCTTCGGGCGTCAATATCCCCATGAACCTTTCCCTCTACAATGACACGATGACGTTCAAAGATCCTACAGGGGTGCTGGTCTACAACGCCTTCTTGGCTCCCGAGCAGAGGGCGTCCGCATGTACCGAGTGTGGCGAATGCGAGGAGAAATGCCCTCAGCACGTTGCTATCCCCGAGGAACTCAAGAAGGTCCATACCCGGCTTTTCAGAGAAGGAGGGCAAGGCTGA